The following are encoded in a window of Ferribacterium limneticum genomic DNA:
- a CDS encoding alpha/beta fold hydrolase has translation MSAPLVFLPGWCLGSNPLNSTVNREKGQIFELPGYGNAPLISDFYAAADDIAARLQPGTTLAGWSLGAQLALAVAARHPDKVGKLILVAGTASFVQRDGWPHAMPPATLAEFAAGVAADVEAMLPRFVGGFNRGDERAKAVTLELLKLADPRPSGEVLATGLDWLRDVDLRQLAPQVKAPTLLIHGAADPLMPLAAAEALAALIPGARLAVFDDCAHAPFISRPDDFVATVQQFLND, from the coding sequence ATGAGCGCCCCCCTGGTTTTCCTGCCTGGCTGGTGTCTGGGCAGCAATCCGCTGAATTCCACGGTCAACCGGGAAAAAGGCCAAATTTTCGAATTGCCCGGCTACGGCAACGCGCCGCTGATTTCCGATTTTTACGCTGCCGCCGACGACATCGCCGCCCGCCTGCAACCCGGCACGACGCTGGCCGGCTGGTCGCTCGGCGCGCAACTGGCGCTGGCCGTCGCCGCCCGCCATCCGGACAAGGTCGGCAAGCTCATTCTCGTCGCCGGCACCGCCTCCTTCGTCCAGCGCGACGGCTGGCCGCACGCCATGCCGCCGGCCACGCTGGCTGAATTCGCCGCCGGCGTCGCGGCCGATGTCGAAGCCATGCTGCCGCGCTTCGTCGGCGGCTTCAATCGCGGCGACGAGCGCGCCAAGGCCGTGACCCTCGAACTGCTCAAACTCGCCGACCCGCGCCCGTCAGGCGAGGTGCTGGCGACCGGCCTCGACTGGCTGCGCGATGTCGATCTGCGCCAACTCGCGCCGCAGGTCAAGGCGCCGACGCTCCTGATCCATGGCGCGGCCGATCCGCTCATGCCGCTCGCTGCCGCCGAAGCGCTCGCCGCCCTGATTCCCGGCGCCAGACTGGCCGTCTTCGACGACTGCGCGCACGCCCCCTTCATCTCCCGGCCGGACGATTTCGTCGCCACCGTGCAGCAATTCCTGAATGACTAG